From the Terriglobia bacterium genome, one window contains:
- a CDS encoding nucleoside monophosphate kinase: protein MQLSETAPKPGSDKSADLEIKDAQLIFQSAWQELEDEFGRERLRFPKEIILLGGAPGAGKGTNTAFIAKTRGIICPPIVISALLDSPEAKALKDAGNMVGDREVIGLVLRELLRKEYEHGVILDGFPRTKVQVESLKLLVDKLNELRQSFYNGPSRAHFPRPTIHIMVLFVDETESVIRQLKRGRETYDHNSEVVRSGMGALLEDRPTDHDEALARRRYQTFKEQTWDALQSLKEIFHYHFISAQGTFEEVEKNILDELQYQSTLELDPRTVDRLHGVPVASAITVHARQEMVKRLDSYEHDYSQLFAGVVSFIEKKMIPIVLRHAISGIAHINTEDPVLDDPLALAMLIDVFSERGYHAVVDIHRLDVPERFDLKTGAIECRIKKVYRIQIRFPGSEIRRG from the coding sequence ATGCAACTTTCGGAAACTGCCCCAAAACCCGGCTCCGACAAATCGGCCGATCTCGAGATCAAGGACGCCCAGCTGATTTTTCAATCGGCCTGGCAGGAACTCGAGGACGAGTTCGGCCGCGAACGCCTCCGATTTCCGAAGGAAATCATTCTGCTGGGCGGCGCGCCCGGCGCCGGTAAAGGAACCAACACCGCGTTCATCGCGAAGACCCGCGGCATCATCTGTCCGCCCATCGTGATCAGTGCCCTGCTCGACTCGCCGGAGGCAAAAGCCCTGAAAGACGCGGGCAACATGGTCGGCGATCGGGAAGTGATCGGCCTCGTCCTGCGAGAGCTGCTTCGCAAGGAATACGAGCATGGCGTGATCCTCGACGGTTTTCCGCGAACGAAAGTTCAGGTCGAGTCCCTGAAACTGCTGGTCGACAAGCTCAATGAACTCCGGCAGAGCTTCTATAACGGTCCGTCACGCGCACATTTTCCCCGCCCGACAATCCACATCATGGTTCTGTTCGTCGATGAGACCGAATCCGTCATCCGGCAGTTGAAGCGCGGGCGCGAAACGTACGACCACAACTCCGAAGTGGTGCGCTCGGGAATGGGAGCGTTGCTCGAGGATCGCCCGACCGACCACGACGAAGCTCTCGCCCGCCGCCGGTATCAGACGTTCAAAGAGCAGACCTGGGACGCGCTGCAATCGTTGAAGGAGATCTTTCACTATCACTTCATCAGCGCCCAGGGCACGTTCGAAGAAGTCGAAAAGAACATCCTGGACGAGCTGCAGTACCAGAGCACGCTCGAACTCGATCCCCGGACCGTCGATCGACTGCATGGGGTGCCGGTGGCGAGCGCGATCACGGTCCATGCCCGGCAGGAGATGGTCAAGCGCCTCGACAGCTACGAACACGACTACAGCCAGCTGTTCGCCGGCGTGGTCTCATTCATCGAAAAGAAAATGATTCCGATCGTGCTGCGGCACGCCATCTCCGGCATCGCACACATCAACACCGAAGATCCCGTGCTCGATGATCCGCTCGCTCTCGCCATGCTGATCGACGTGTTTTCCGAACGCGGTTATCACGCCGTGGTGGACATCCACCGCCTCGATGTGCCCGAACGGTTTGATCTGAAGACCGGCGCTATCGAATGCCGGATCAAAAAGGTTTATCGCATTCAGATCCGGTTCCCCGGCTCCGAAATCCGCAGAGGCTGA
- a CDS encoding sigma-70 family RNA polymerase sigma factor: MPASERSDPELIRACLDGDGDAWEIIVNRYKRLIYSIPYKYGLPREDAMEIFQAVWLDCFQELRLLRDLDRLQAWLVRIAVRKCYRFRQKNQSDPAMVGLLESDSLSDDPSGGLVRRLDQEHMIRTGIEQLSPRCKQVIQALFFEDPFPTYAEIAKRLGLSSNSIGFTRDRCLERLGKLLENQGYER, translated from the coding sequence ATGCCCGCCTCCGAACGCAGCGATCCGGAACTGATCCGCGCCTGCCTCGACGGCGACGGCGACGCCTGGGAAATCATCGTCAACCGCTACAAACGACTGATCTATTCGATTCCCTACAAATACGGGCTCCCACGCGAGGACGCGATGGAAATTTTCCAGGCTGTCTGGCTCGACTGCTTTCAGGAACTCCGGCTTCTCCGGGATCTGGACCGGCTTCAAGCCTGGCTCGTCCGGATTGCGGTCCGGAAGTGTTACCGTTTCCGGCAGAAAAATCAGAGCGATCCCGCCATGGTGGGTCTATTGGAAAGCGACAGTTTGTCCGATGACCCTAGTGGAGGTTTGGTCCGGCGGCTGGATCAGGAACACATGATCCGGACTGGCATCGAGCAACTCAGTCCGCGATGCAAGCAGGTGATCCAGGCGCTTTTTTTTGAGGACCCCTTTCCGACGTATGCGGAAATCGCCAAACGGCTTGGTTTGTCGTCTAACTCCATCGGGTTTACCCGTGACCGGTGTCTTGAACGGCTAGGTAAGTTATTGGAGAATCAGGGCTACGAGCGTTGA